A stretch of the Acidilobus sp. 7A genome encodes the following:
- the ppdK gene encoding pyruvate, phosphate dikinase has translation MPRTGLVLWFEEADWKDKKLLGGKGASLAQMTQIGLPVPPGFIITTEACRRFYASRRAEIDELERTLRSNPPPSVRDEVVKRIWGLIDQCDLPQGLMEDVKEHVRELERRTGKRFGSEEGIPLLVSVRSGAALSMPGMMDTVLNLGLNDRSVVALARATNNEWFAYDAYRRFIQMFARIVLALDEKPFNEAFDRRSEQLAREAETTYKDELDAIRRLYPEYTPRLDAQPPRDVAPRLWARSLELIKELVGEYKGLVRRLWGQDFPQDPYVQLELAIRAVFRSWMNPRAIFYRIANEITPEMADCTAVNVVTMVFGNMGWDSGTGVYFTRDQATGEDRPYGEFLPNAQGEDVVAGIRTPLGLEELKKRMPEVYSQLIEAGKKLEQVNKDVMDIEFTVERGKLYFLQNRPAKMTPLARVRTAVEMVKEGLLTKEEALLKVDPEQVRRLLYPTIDPKVKANPITKGLAASPGAASGQVVFDPDTAVEWARQGKKVILVRVETKPDDVHGFYAAQGVLTSRGGFTSHAAIVARAIGKPAVVGAEAIKIDYETKAFTVNGTTVREGDWVTIDGNSGNVYLGQLPTVTPEIGGWLDELLRWADEERRLGVRANADVPEDAMMARKFGAEGIGLLRIERMFRKPERLEALRKVILAVDDKEREAHMKELADMIKPDFKEMLDIMDGKPVVIRLIDPPLHEFLPSGEELLTQIYELREQKGKAEASGNSAEAKQLDQKIAELQDLYNRVKALQEANPMMGHRGVRVGVTYPVIYYYLTRAMAEAAAELLREGKHPVLEIMVPQVADVNEIRFVKNNAIVPALEDVEKEYGVKLNVKIGTMIETVRAALTASEIAKEVDFFSFGTNDLTQATFSFSRDDVENKFMAQYLEKGILPSDPFDTVDPKGVGRLVKIATEEGKEANPRLEVGVCGEHGGDPASVIFFHGAGVDYVSASPFRVPVARLAAAQAAVREKLGIKGPVGE, from the coding sequence TTGCCTAGAACAGGCCTTGTGCTGTGGTTTGAGGAGGCCGACTGGAAGGACAAGAAACTGCTTGGCGGCAAGGGCGCCTCGCTTGCCCAGATGACCCAGATAGGCCTCCCGGTGCCCCCAGGGTTCATAATAACCACGGAGGCGTGCAGGAGGTTCTACGCCTCGAGGAGGGCTGAGATCGATGAGCTCGAGAGGACGCTGAGGAGCAACCCGCCGCCCTCCGTGAGGGACGAGGTCGTAAAGAGGATATGGGGCCTCATAGACCAGTGCGACCTGCCGCAGGGCCTCATGGAGGACGTCAAGGAGCACGTGCGCGAGCTCGAGAGGAGGACGGGCAAGAGGTTCGGCTCCGAGGAGGGCATACCGCTCCTGGTCTCAGTCAGGTCAGGGGCGGCCCTCTCAATGCCCGGCATGATGGACACTGTGCTCAACCTCGGCCTTAACGACAGGAGCGTGGTAGCCCTCGCGAGGGCCACCAACAACGAGTGGTTCGCCTATGATGCCTACAGGAGGTTCATACAGATGTTCGCCAGGATAGTCCTCGCCCTCGACGAGAAGCCCTTCAACGAGGCCTTCGACAGGAGGAGCGAGCAGCTGGCCAGGGAGGCGGAGACCACCTATAAGGACGAGCTTGACGCCATAAGGAGGCTCTACCCTGAGTACACCCCAAGGCTTGACGCCCAGCCTCCCAGGGATGTGGCCCCCAGGCTCTGGGCCCGCTCCCTTGAGCTCATAAAGGAGCTGGTGGGCGAGTACAAGGGGCTCGTGAGGAGGCTCTGGGGCCAGGACTTCCCGCAGGACCCCTACGTGCAGCTCGAGCTCGCCATAAGGGCAGTCTTCAGGTCATGGATGAACCCGAGGGCCATCTTCTACAGGATTGCCAACGAAATAACCCCTGAGATGGCTGACTGCACGGCAGTAAACGTGGTCACCATGGTCTTCGGCAACATGGGCTGGGACTCGGGCACGGGCGTCTACTTCACCAGGGACCAGGCCACCGGCGAGGACAGGCCCTACGGCGAGTTCCTGCCAAACGCCCAGGGTGAGGACGTCGTTGCAGGCATAAGGACCCCCCTGGGGCTTGAGGAGCTGAAGAAGAGGATGCCTGAGGTCTACAGCCAGCTCATAGAGGCCGGCAAGAAGCTCGAGCAGGTGAACAAGGACGTAATGGACATAGAGTTCACGGTGGAGAGGGGCAAGCTGTACTTCCTTCAGAACAGGCCCGCCAAGATGACGCCACTTGCAAGGGTCAGGACCGCCGTTGAGATGGTGAAGGAGGGCCTGCTGACCAAGGAGGAGGCCCTGCTGAAGGTCGACCCCGAGCAGGTCAGGAGGCTCCTCTACCCGACGATAGACCCCAAGGTCAAGGCGAACCCCATAACCAAGGGCCTGGCGGCCTCGCCCGGTGCAGCCAGCGGCCAGGTGGTCTTCGACCCTGACACGGCGGTTGAGTGGGCGAGGCAGGGCAAGAAGGTAATACTTGTTAGGGTTGAGACGAAGCCGGACGACGTCCACGGCTTCTACGCTGCCCAGGGCGTGCTGACCTCGAGGGGAGGGTTCACATCACACGCGGCCATAGTTGCGAGGGCCATAGGTAAGCCCGCAGTCGTGGGCGCTGAGGCCATAAAGATAGACTACGAGACGAAGGCTTTCACGGTCAACGGGACCACCGTTAGGGAGGGCGACTGGGTGACAATTGACGGCAACAGCGGCAACGTCTACCTGGGCCAGCTGCCCACAGTGACCCCTGAGATAGGCGGCTGGCTCGACGAGCTGCTGAGGTGGGCTGACGAGGAGAGGAGGCTTGGCGTCAGGGCCAACGCCGACGTCCCTGAGGACGCCATGATGGCCAGGAAGTTCGGGGCTGAGGGCATAGGGCTGCTGAGGATAGAGAGGATGTTCAGGAAGCCGGAGAGGCTCGAGGCCCTCAGGAAGGTGATCCTGGCCGTCGACGACAAGGAGAGGGAGGCCCACATGAAGGAGCTCGCTGACATGATAAAGCCTGACTTCAAGGAGATGCTCGATATAATGGACGGCAAGCCAGTGGTGATAAGGCTCATAGACCCGCCGCTCCACGAGTTCCTGCCCTCAGGCGAGGAGCTGCTGACCCAGATCTACGAGCTGAGGGAGCAGAAGGGGAAGGCGGAGGCCTCCGGCAACTCCGCTGAGGCAAAGCAGCTGGACCAGAAGATAGCTGAGCTCCAGGATCTCTACAACAGGGTTAAGGCGCTGCAGGAGGCCAACCCAATGATGGGACACAGGGGCGTGAGGGTTGGAGTCACCTACCCGGTGATCTACTACTACCTGACGAGGGCCATGGCCGAGGCGGCCGCCGAGCTCTTAAGGGAGGGCAAGCACCCGGTGCTCGAGATAATGGTGCCGCAGGTCGCTGACGTCAATGAGATAAGGTTCGTTAAGAACAACGCCATAGTGCCCGCCCTGGAGGACGTGGAGAAGGAGTACGGCGTCAAGCTCAACGTAAAGATAGGCACCATGATAGAGACCGTGAGGGCCGCCCTGACGGCGAGCGAGATCGCCAAGGAGGTGGACTTCTTCAGCTTCGGCACCAACGACCTGACGCAGGCAACCTTCAGCTTCAGCAGGGATGACGTTGAGAACAAGTTCATGGCCCAGTACCTTGAGAAGGGCATACTGCCAAGCGACCCGTTCGACACCGTAGACCCCAAGGGCGTCGGGAGGCTTGTAAAGATAGCCACCGAGGAGGGCAAGGAGGCCAACCCGAGGCTTGAGGTCGGCGTCTGCGGCGAGCACGGCGGAGACCCGGCCTCAGTGATATTCTTCCACGGCGCCGGCGTCGACTACGTGAGCGCATCGCCCTTCAGGGTGCCCGTCGCAAGGCTGGCGGCGGCCCAGGCGGCCGTGAGGGAGAAGCTCGGCATAAAGGGCCCAGTAGGCGAGTGA
- a CDS encoding MoaD family protein, with protein sequence MRVTVLYGGELVSIAGASKEAVELAEGSTLEDLLSRLKAAHGRRLFEVAGEKLLVLVNGRSVSPSAASQVKLSDGDFVSILPPVHGGSLSI encoded by the coding sequence TTGAGGGTCACCGTGCTCTACGGCGGCGAGCTGGTCTCAATAGCTGGTGCATCAAAGGAGGCCGTGGAGCTGGCTGAGGGCTCAACGCTCGAGGACCTGCTATCAAGGCTTAAGGCCGCCCACGGCAGGAGGCTGTTCGAGGTCGCCGGCGAGAAGCTCCTAGTGCTTGTCAACGGCAGGTCGGTGAGCCCCTCGGCGGCCTCCCAGGTTAAGCTCTCAGACGGCGACTTCGTCTCCATCCTGCCTCCCGTTCACGGCGGAAGTTTAAGCATCTGA
- a CDS encoding carboxypeptidase M32, with the protein MPKFENPVIRELLDRYRRLWALNHAMALMGWDEETYMPQRGVEERAVATAELRALYQELLLSDQFSSLVEKAKAQENLNDYERGVVRVVDRELRIARRVPPSLTYEMAKTSSEAFVAWSEAKKRSDFSAFRPYLQKLIDLNRQMAEKLGYEEVPYDALLDLYEEGLRTRDVKAIFDVLGPGLRGLLDKVISDGYYTKPSPLEEARYDEQAMRRVNAKVLELLSFPQDRARLDVSPHPFTTNMGVNDVRITTRYEGFDFKRSLFSVVHEFGHATYELQVDPELAMTPIGGGVSLGVHEGQSRFWENVVGRSRAFASLIKPALDQELGLTKDLSEEDVYRYFATVRPSLIRTEADEVTYNLHILLRFELEQLMINGEVRVDDLPEMWNEESEKLIGVRPRNHAEGILQDIHWAHGTIGYFPTYTLGNIVAAMMYFAFRSRVGDIYERVAKGDFESIKAFQRELIHRYGGTYAPKELLRRQLGEEYNASRLLDYLSSKYLTR; encoded by the coding sequence TTGCCTAAGTTTGAGAACCCCGTGATAAGGGAGCTCCTTGACAGGTACAGGAGGCTCTGGGCCCTCAACCACGCCATGGCCCTCATGGGCTGGGACGAGGAGACCTACATGCCCCAGAGGGGCGTTGAGGAGAGGGCCGTGGCCACCGCCGAGCTCAGGGCCCTCTACCAGGAGCTGCTCCTTAGCGATCAGTTCTCCTCTCTCGTGGAGAAGGCCAAGGCCCAGGAGAACCTCAACGACTACGAGAGGGGCGTCGTGAGGGTAGTCGACAGGGAGCTGAGGATAGCCAGGAGGGTGCCGCCGAGCCTGACCTATGAGATGGCCAAGACGTCCTCGGAGGCCTTCGTGGCCTGGAGCGAGGCGAAGAAGAGGTCCGACTTCAGCGCGTTCAGGCCGTACCTGCAGAAGCTCATAGACCTGAACAGGCAGATGGCCGAGAAGCTGGGCTACGAGGAGGTCCCATACGACGCCCTCCTTGACCTCTACGAGGAGGGCCTGAGGACCAGGGACGTGAAGGCCATATTTGACGTCCTGGGCCCAGGCCTCAGGGGGCTGCTCGACAAGGTAATTAGCGACGGCTACTACACAAAGCCCAGCCCCCTGGAGGAGGCCAGGTATGATGAGCAGGCCATGAGGAGGGTCAACGCTAAAGTCCTTGAGCTCCTCAGTTTCCCTCAGGACAGGGCGAGGCTTGACGTCAGCCCACACCCGTTCACCACAAACATGGGGGTCAACGACGTCAGGATAACGACGAGGTACGAGGGCTTCGACTTCAAGAGGAGCCTCTTCAGCGTTGTCCACGAGTTCGGCCACGCGACCTACGAGCTCCAGGTAGACCCTGAGCTCGCAATGACTCCCATAGGGGGAGGGGTGAGCCTCGGGGTCCACGAGGGGCAGAGCAGGTTCTGGGAGAACGTCGTGGGCAGGAGCAGGGCCTTCGCCTCCCTGATCAAGCCCGCCCTTGACCAGGAGCTGGGGCTGACCAAGGACCTGAGCGAGGAGGACGTCTACCGCTACTTCGCGACAGTGAGGCCCAGCCTCATAAGGACGGAGGCTGACGAGGTGACATACAACCTCCACATACTCCTCAGGTTCGAGCTCGAGCAGCTGATGATAAACGGCGAGGTCAGGGTTGACGACCTGCCCGAGATGTGGAACGAGGAGAGCGAGAAGCTGATAGGGGTCAGGCCCAGGAACCACGCCGAGGGCATACTACAGGACATCCACTGGGCCCACGGCACGATAGGCTACTTCCCGACCTACACCCTTGGGAACATAGTGGCTGCAATGATGTACTTCGCCTTCAGGTCAAGGGTTGGCGACATCTACGAGCGCGTCGCAAAGGGTGACTTTGAGTCCATAAAGGCCTTCCAGAGGGAGCTGATACACAGGTACGGCGGCACCTACGCCCCCAAGGAGCTGCTCAGGAGGCAGCTGGGCGAGGAGTACAACGCGAGCAGGCTCCTGGACTACCTGAGCTCCAAGTACTTGACGCGCTAG
- the glmM gene encoding phosphoglucosamine mutase: MAKLFGTDGVRGVVGDLMTPTFALRMGHAIGAYFGSGSRVLLARDARAAGDALARAVAAGLMAEGVKVYYAGMVPTPTLQYGVKALGFDGGVMITASHNPREYNGIKVIEHDGVEIPHEKEAIVEDYYFKGHEANLPWRSMVYDVADVTQAVIDTYVRAVVSQVDAELIARKEFRVLVDCANSVGAVTTPLILRELGARALTLNCNLDPGFPGRNPEPNEENLALTLRFVREAGVNMGVAHDGDADRAILIDERGRLIWGDRAGSLLTRFVAGSGRWKGYPPKTYTAVSSSQLVEEYLKPVGISVVWTPVGSVTIARSILRDGGAISGFEDNGGYMHVPHHPVRDGGMTTALALHMLASEGRSLGELYDSLPQYYAVKTKVEATREQAACGVEAVKEAFSGYRQITIDGVKVIGDDFWVLVRPSGTEPIMRISAEARTRERAEAIAEQVKELFMAKCRGEGRSP, encoded by the coding sequence TTGGCCAAGCTGTTCGGCACTGACGGCGTCAGGGGAGTAGTTGGGGACCTCATGACCCCCACCTTTGCCCTCAGGATGGGGCACGCCATAGGGGCATACTTCGGCAGCGGCTCAAGGGTGCTCCTTGCCAGGGACGCCAGGGCCGCCGGGGACGCCCTTGCCAGGGCCGTGGCCGCGGGCCTCATGGCAGAGGGCGTCAAGGTCTACTACGCTGGCATGGTACCAACGCCCACCCTGCAGTACGGCGTCAAGGCGCTTGGCTTTGACGGCGGGGTTATGATAACCGCCAGCCACAACCCGAGGGAGTACAACGGGATAAAGGTCATAGAGCACGACGGCGTCGAGATACCGCACGAGAAGGAGGCTATAGTTGAGGACTACTACTTCAAGGGTCACGAGGCCAACCTGCCCTGGAGGTCAATGGTCTACGACGTGGCCGACGTGACTCAAGCAGTGATAGACACCTACGTGAGGGCCGTGGTCTCGCAGGTTGACGCCGAGCTCATAGCGAGGAAGGAGTTCAGGGTCCTGGTTGACTGCGCCAACAGCGTGGGGGCGGTGACGACGCCGCTGATACTTAGGGAGCTCGGGGCCAGGGCGCTCACGCTGAACTGCAACCTCGACCCAGGCTTCCCGGGCAGGAACCCCGAGCCGAACGAGGAGAACCTGGCGCTCACCCTCAGGTTTGTGAGGGAGGCCGGGGTTAACATGGGGGTGGCACACGACGGGGACGCCGACAGGGCCATACTTATTGACGAGAGGGGCAGGCTTATATGGGGCGACAGGGCCGGGTCGCTGCTCACCAGGTTCGTAGCTGGGAGCGGCAGGTGGAAGGGCTACCCGCCCAAGACTTACACAGCGGTGTCAAGCAGCCAGCTCGTGGAGGAGTACCTTAAGCCGGTTGGCATAAGCGTCGTCTGGACCCCCGTGGGGAGCGTGACCATAGCAAGGAGCATACTGAGGGACGGGGGGGCCATAAGCGGGTTTGAGGACAACGGCGGCTACATGCACGTGCCACACCACCCCGTGAGGGACGGAGGCATGACGACGGCCCTGGCCCTCCACATGCTGGCCAGCGAGGGCAGGAGCCTGGGGGAGCTCTACGACTCGCTGCCCCAGTACTACGCCGTGAAGACTAAGGTGGAGGCCACGAGGGAGCAGGCCGCGTGCGGCGTTGAGGCGGTCAAGGAGGCCTTCTCCGGCTACAGGCAGATAACCATAGACGGCGTCAAGGTGATAGGCGACGACTTCTGGGTGCTCGTGAGGCCCAGCGGCACGGAGCCCATAATGAGGATATCAGCGGAGGCCAGGACGAGGGAGAGGGCTGAGGCCATAGCTGAGCAGGTGAAGGAGCTCTTCATGGCTAAGTGCAGGGGCGAGGGGAGGAGCCCTTGA
- a CDS encoding Trm112 family protein, producing MRYYFFELLACPVCKSPDLVLVEFRVDEVKANVDPAKVRCRDTCYFLRKPASQVPLETCAQCVNKDVVEGVLVCRNCGRWYPIIDGIPRMLDDKFRKVKEDVAWLTSHIDKVPEDVRKLMKWPPLSQGG from the coding sequence TTGAGGTACTACTTCTTTGAGCTGTTGGCGTGCCCAGTCTGCAAGAGCCCTGACCTGGTGCTGGTGGAGTTCAGGGTCGACGAGGTCAAGGCCAACGTTGACCCAGCGAAGGTCAGGTGCAGGGACACCTGCTACTTCCTCAGGAAGCCCGCCTCGCAGGTGCCGCTGGAGACCTGCGCCCAGTGCGTCAACAAGGACGTGGTTGAGGGGGTCCTCGTGTGCAGGAACTGCGGCAGGTGGTACCCAATAATTGACGGCATACCTAGGATGCTGGACGACAAGTTCAGGAAGGTCAAGGAGGACGTCGCGTGGCTGACCTCCCACATAGACAAGGTGCCCGAGGACGTGAGGAAGCTTATGAAGTGGCCTCCCCTTTCCCAGGGTGGTTAG
- a CDS encoding ankyrin repeat domain-containing protein produces MGSDVDALFEAIDRGDVEEVRRLLKVLGPNARGRDGTTPLHEAALNGLANVVKLLLDSGADPNARDRHRVTPLHVAAYHGHVEVVRLLLERGRTPKPRTPSA; encoded by the coding sequence TTGGGATCGGACGTCGACGCGCTGTTTGAAGCGATAGACAGGGGCGACGTGGAGGAGGTGCGGAGGCTGCTGAAGGTCCTGGGCCCAAACGCAAGGGGCAGGGATGGCACCACCCCGCTCCACGAGGCGGCGCTAAACGGCCTTGCGAACGTCGTCAAGCTGTTGCTCGACTCCGGCGCAGACCCGAACGCCAGGGACAGGCACAGGGTGACCCCGCTCCACGTAGCCGCGTACCACGGCCATGTGGAAGTTGTGAGGCTGCTCCTTGAGAGGGGGCGGACCCCAAAGCCAAGGACGCCTTCGGCGTAA
- a CDS encoding ankyrin repeat domain-containing protein codes for MLGNNKGSADVVRLLIDRGADPNCKGRDGDTPLHIAASIDNAEAARALLDRGADPNSRNMHGQTPLHIAASAGSVNVARALIEKGADLNARGRDGETPLHVAALSSNRGSSEVARALLGAGADPNARDRYGETPLHIAAYNGNVDVAKALLDAGADPNSRKERGVTPLHMAAYHGHLEVVRLLLSAGADPGLADEEGLTPLDVADEEVRELMERMVNRKAS; via the coding sequence GTGCTCGGCAATAATAAGGGCAGCGCTGACGTCGTCAGGCTGCTCATAGACAGGGGAGCAGACCCAAACTGTAAGGGCAGGGACGGCGATACGCCCCTTCACATCGCTGCGTCCATAGATAACGCGGAGGCAGCTAGGGCGCTGCTTGATAGAGGGGCTGACCCGAACTCAAGGAATATGCACGGTCAGACGCCCCTTCACATCGCCGCGTCGGCGGGCAGCGTGAACGTCGCCAGGGCGCTTATTGAGAAGGGCGCTGACCTCAACGCCAGGGGCAGGGACGGCGAGACCCCGCTCCACGTCGCCGCGCTCAGCAGCAACAGGGGCAGCTCTGAGGTCGCCAGGGCCCTCCTCGGCGCCGGCGCAGACCCGAACGCCAGGGACAGGTATGGTGAGACGCCCCTCCACATAGCTGCATATAACGGCAACGTGGACGTGGCAAAGGCCCTCCTCGACGCCGGGGCCGACCCAAACTCAAGGAAGGAGCGCGGCGTAACGCCCCTCCACATGGCCGCATACCACGGCCATTTGGAAGTTGTGAGGCTGCTCCTCAGCGCTGGGGCCGACCCCGGCCTGGCCGACGAGGAGGGCCTGACGCCCCTGGACGTCGCGGACGAGGAGGTCAGGGAGCTGATGGAGCGGATGGTTAACCGCAAGGCCAGCTAA
- a CDS encoding orc1/cdc6 family replication initiation protein — translation MDEIDNIFEAASRSRLFKNREVLLPDYVPLELPHREAEIKRLAEVVAPALRGERPSNAFIYGLTGTGKTAVTKYVLRRLQEMAKARGASVSWLYVNVRQRETPYKVLADMGEQLGLRVPFTGLSIGELFSRVVRRLSRLEGVYIVVLDEIDFLVRRGDDVLYDLTRVNEYLQRARVSLIGITNSVKLLDSLDPRVKSSLGEEQLVFSPYNAEQLRDILSQRASAAFNEGALEEGVIPLVAALAAREHGDARRALDVLRVAGEIAEREGAPKVTEDHVRRARLEIERDRATDVIRTLPLHGKLILAAILRASESSPEGRATTGEIYDAYRQLASSLGLEEVTLRRASGVLGELDMLGIISSRVISRGRYGKTRVVELAVSPDTVINALSEDPTLGGVVQGLGRGGRPKGAQ, via the coding sequence TTGGACGAGATCGACAACATATTCGAGGCCGCCTCGAGGAGCAGGCTGTTCAAGAACAGGGAGGTGCTGCTGCCTGACTACGTGCCCCTCGAGCTGCCTCACAGGGAGGCCGAGATAAAGAGGCTTGCAGAGGTCGTCGCCCCAGCGCTGAGGGGGGAGAGGCCCAGCAACGCCTTCATCTACGGCCTGACAGGCACCGGCAAGACCGCCGTCACTAAGTACGTGCTCAGGCGCCTGCAGGAGATGGCCAAGGCCAGGGGCGCCAGCGTCTCCTGGCTCTACGTCAACGTCAGGCAGAGGGAGACGCCCTACAAGGTTCTGGCAGACATGGGGGAGCAACTGGGCCTCAGGGTGCCCTTCACCGGGCTCTCCATAGGCGAGCTGTTCTCAAGGGTCGTGAGAAGGCTCTCAAGGCTAGAGGGCGTCTACATAGTTGTGCTTGACGAGATAGACTTCCTCGTCAGGAGGGGCGACGACGTCCTGTACGACCTCACCAGGGTGAACGAGTACCTGCAGAGGGCCAGGGTGTCGCTCATAGGCATAACGAACAGCGTCAAGCTCCTCGACTCCCTCGACCCGAGGGTCAAGAGCAGCCTGGGCGAGGAGCAGCTGGTGTTCTCGCCCTACAACGCCGAGCAGCTGAGGGACATACTCTCCCAGAGGGCTTCGGCCGCCTTCAACGAGGGGGCCCTTGAGGAGGGGGTCATACCGCTGGTGGCGGCGCTGGCCGCGAGGGAGCACGGGGACGCCAGGAGGGCCCTCGACGTGCTCAGGGTCGCGGGCGAGATAGCTGAGAGGGAGGGGGCGCCGAAGGTCACGGAGGACCACGTCAGGAGGGCGAGGCTCGAGATAGAGAGGGACAGGGCGACCGACGTCATAAGGACCCTGCCCCTGCACGGCAAGCTCATACTTGCTGCCATACTTAGGGCCTCGGAGTCGTCGCCGGAGGGCAGGGCCACCACAGGGGAGATATACGACGCCTACAGGCAGCTGGCCTCCTCCCTCGGCCTTGAGGAGGTGACGCTCAGGAGGGCCTCTGGTGTGCTCGGGGAGCTTGACATGCTCGGCATAATAAGCAGCAGGGTGATAAGCAGGGGCAGGTACGGCAAGACGAGGGTTGTTGAGCTCGCGGTTAGCCCTGACACCGTGATAAACGCCCTGTCCGAGGACCCGACGCTGGGCGGCGTCGTCCAGGGCCTGGGCCGCGGCGGGAGGCCGAAGGGGGCCCAGTGA
- a CDS encoding YeeE/YedE thiosulfate transporter family protein, which translates to MANPTVPQESAEERRDREAYWAMSGLLLVLAFIMLGLGLYFQLYKDHEPAPLLLGILAGFTLATPLEIWNWGDPDIVWRVMAFQDRFLIVCFGFAIGLGALLLYGLYLIPGTAPHFGIKDFFVPGIVVGGLLFGIGVGLSGYFPGLIWIALGQGRRDAVYAVIGGLLGALTWSLIFGAARGFFWNTLNFGPITWATLAGFSLSDRLGYFIVAVVFFIIMFSMFLFLPRYPGQPVRQSCAYHIAGVSKESMVWEEVVAEEMRKYPKANKFITRLTNESSIRNSRSIIALGIAFTVTAVAVIYLRQIFGESTTYSWIGAQIAYAINPRWAAANPYWQLFGGLGFHNGVPYNKPFSEIGWEPFSDLGTFLGALISSLFVSRRFLTYRRQVPSLWARRFGNSEAKRALGSFFGAYLVLFGARMANGCASGHILSGNTQMAISSFVFMIFVMIGAWITLYGVLGLKINKWGFRK; encoded by the coding sequence ATGGCGAACCCAACTGTCCCGCAGGAGTCGGCCGAGGAGAGGAGGGACAGGGAAGCCTACTGGGCCATGTCGGGCCTGCTGCTGGTGCTGGCCTTCATAATGCTCGGCCTCGGCCTCTACTTCCAGCTCTACAAGGACCATGAGCCTGCCCCCCTGCTCCTCGGCATCCTAGCGGGGTTCACATTGGCCACCCCGCTGGAGATCTGGAACTGGGGGGACCCTGACATAGTTTGGAGGGTCATGGCGTTCCAGGACAGGTTCCTGATAGTCTGCTTCGGCTTCGCCATAGGCCTCGGCGCCCTGCTGCTCTACGGCCTCTACCTGATACCTGGCACCGCGCCCCACTTCGGCATAAAGGACTTCTTCGTGCCAGGCATCGTAGTTGGGGGCCTGCTATTCGGCATAGGCGTTGGCCTCAGCGGCTACTTCCCAGGGCTGATATGGATAGCCCTCGGCCAGGGCAGGAGGGACGCCGTCTACGCAGTGATAGGAGGCCTCCTGGGCGCCCTCACCTGGTCGCTCATATTCGGGGCCGCAAGGGGCTTCTTCTGGAACACCCTTAACTTCGGCCCCATAACCTGGGCCACGCTGGCCGGCTTCAGCCTGTCTGACAGGCTAGGGTACTTCATCGTCGCGGTTGTGTTCTTCATAATAATGTTCAGCATGTTCCTGTTCCTGCCGAGGTACCCAGGGCAGCCCGTCAGGCAGTCCTGCGCCTATCACATAGCGGGCGTCAGCAAGGAGAGCATGGTCTGGGAAGAGGTCGTGGCTGAGGAGATGAGGAAGTACCCGAAGGCAAACAAGTTCATAACCAGGCTCACAAACGAGAGCAGCATAAGGAACTCAAGGTCCATAATTGCGCTTGGCATAGCCTTCACTGTAACTGCCGTGGCAGTGATATACCTGAGGCAGATATTCGGCGAGTCAACTACCTACTCCTGGATAGGCGCCCAGATAGCTTACGCCATAAACCCGAGGTGGGCGGCCGCCAACCCGTACTGGCAGCTCTTCGGAGGCCTCGGCTTCCACAACGGTGTGCCCTATAACAAGCCCTTCAGTGAGATAGGCTGGGAGCCCTTCAGCGACCTCGGCACCTTCCTAGGGGCGCTCATAAGCTCCCTGTTCGTCAGCAGGAGGTTCCTGACCTACAGGAGGCAGGTGCCGAGCCTCTGGGCCAGGAGGTTCGGCAACAGCGAGGCCAAGAGGGCGCTGGGCAGCTTCTTCGGCGCCTACCTGGTGCTCTTCGGCGCCAGGATGGCCAACGGCTGCGCCAGCGGGCACATACTCAGCGGCAACACGCAGATGGCCATCTCCAGCTTCGTCTTCATGATATTCGTGATGATAGGCGCCTGGATAACCCTCTACGGCGTGCTCGGCCTCAAGATAAACAAGTGGGGCTTCAGGAAGTAA